The sequence below is a genomic window from Sorangiineae bacterium MSr12523.
GCGCGAACGACCAGGTGAAGTACGACCGCTTCAATTGGAAGCTGGAACCGGCCGCCTCGGAGAACAAGGACTGCAAGTTCACCTACGCCGACGAGACGGTGAAGATCGTCAAGACGGTGACCGCGGGCGCGCGGCCGTTCGAGCTGGAGGTGGAGACCACGGTCACCAACCTCGCCGACACGAAGAAATCGCACCGCTTCTCGATTCAGGCCTTTGCCTTCCGCCGCAACAAAGAAGTGAAGGGCAGCCTCGGCCGCGTCTCCCCGTTCATGACGGATCTGGAGTGCGCGAACGGCAACAAGGTCGAGCGCAAGAACCGCGACGACTTCAAACAGGGCCCCTTCCGAGAGCCCGTGGATCGCTACGCCGCGATCTCGAACACGTACTTCGCGCAGGCCCTGGTGCCCGCAGCGCCTGCCACCTGTGAGATCCTCGCCGAAGACTGGTACTCGGTCGGGCAGAATCGCGATGATGACGACGCAGCCGCCGTTTACCACGCGAACCTGAATTACAACGCCAAGGAGCTCGGCCCGGGCGAGAGCACCACCTACCGCGTTACGGCCTTCGGTGGCCCCAAAGAGCGCAACGTGCTCGCCCAGGCCGCGGGCGGCAACAAAGGCCTCGGGGACCTGATCAACCTCGGGTTCTTCTCCATCGTCGCGAAGGTCCTGGTCGACGTTCTGCTCTTCTTCCGCAACAAGATCACCGGGAACTGGGGCCTCGCCATCATCGTGATGACGCTGTGCCTGCGCACCCTGCTCTTCCCGCTCACGTGGAAGTCCATCAAATCGAGCTTGGCCATGCGCCGCTTGAAGCCCGAGGTCGACGCGCTGAACGAGAAGTTCGCCGGCGATCCGCAGGCCAAGAACATGGCCATGATGGAGCTTTGGAAGAAGAACGGCGTGAATCCCTTCGGCGGATGCCTGCCGCAGCTCGTTCAGATGCCCATTTGGTTCGCGATGTACACCACCTTGCAAACCGCGGTGGAGATGTACCACACGCGATTTCTGTGGTTTACGGACCTATCGGCGCCCGATAAATTCTTCGTCCTGCCCATCGTGTTGGGTGCATTCATGATCGTTCAGCAAAAGATCGTGCCCCAGCAAGGGATGGACCCGATGCAGCAGAAGATGATGACTTACCTGCTCCCGGGTGTTTTCACCGTCATGATGTTGTTCTTGCCTGCCGCGCTCGGGGTCTACATGCTGACCAACAGCGTGCTCGGTATCGGCCAGCAGCTGCTCATCGAGCAGATTGCCCCGCGGTCGACGCCCAAGGGAAAGAACGATATCGAGGTTCGAGAAGCTTCCAATGAGGCTGGAAGCAACCTGCGAAAGGGAAAAGCCCGTGTCTGATGTTTCGAACGTGTCGTCCCCTGGTGAAGCCAACGTGAATGGCGTGGAAAACGGCGTGGATGATCCGCAGGCGTCCCGCGCGCTGAACTTCGTGCGCACCTTGATGGAAAAGATGCTCATGAACGCCGAGGTAAACCTTGCACCGGACGACGGCGAGGGCTCGGCAGACGAGATCCGGCTCGAGATCGAAGGCCCCGACGCCGGGCGCGTCATCGGCAAGCGCGGCGCCGTTCTCGAGGCGATTCAATATTTGACGACCCGCGTCGTGCACCGGCCGGGCGAGCCGCGCAAGCATGTCGCGGTCGACGCCGAAGGCTACCGCGCGCGCCACGAGGACCAGCTCGCGCAGATGGCGCGGCGCCTCGGGGAGCGGGTGGCCGCCGAAGGAAAGATCATCACCTTCGACCCGATGAGCGCGCGCGATCGGCGCATCGTGCACATGGCCCTCAAGGACGTGTCCGGCGTTCGCACGGAGAGCAACGGCGAAGGGCCGGACCGTCGGGTGCAGATCATCCCGGCCTCGCTGCCGTCGACGAACATCGCCGCGGCGGTGCCGCGGGCGCGTCCGTCACGTCCGCGCTGAAGGGCGTCGATCCACGGGGCCGTCGAGCGGGGGGCGCTGCATGCGGCCGAGCGCCGAGATGCGCGCGTGCCCTGGCAGTGACGGCACGAGGGCGTGCGCCGGATCGGAGAGGCCGACGGCGACGATGCTGCGCGCAAGCGACGCGAGAACCGTGGGAAGTGCCTCGAGGGGCATGATGTGCAGGTGGCGACCCGGCGGGGGGACGAGCAAGGTATCGGTCACGCCGACGAGATGGGCCTTCCCTTCGTACAAGTCGCCGGCGAAGCGCA
It includes:
- the yidC gene encoding membrane protein insertase YidC is translated as MDKNTVLRWAIIAIGAILIWQWGIPALTGKSNHAPQPGLAENYVNAPDFVGDVIDPPAMPSDRDPNLPPVPNQPPPGDLCTIKGNRFEVTLSSRGAGVTHYLLTDPQYAGSEARDLSTTPDIERWRSLRTMFRAEGANDQVKYDRFNWKLEPAASENKDCKFTYADETVKIVKTVTAGARPFELEVETTVTNLADTKKSHRFSIQAFAFRRNKEVKGSLGRVSPFMTDLECANGNKVERKNRDDFKQGPFREPVDRYAAISNTYFAQALVPAAPATCEILAEDWYSVGQNRDDDDAAAVYHANLNYNAKELGPGESTTYRVTAFGGPKERNVLAQAAGGNKGLGDLINLGFFSIVAKVLVDVLLFFRNKITGNWGLAIIVMTLCLRTLLFPLTWKSIKSSLAMRRLKPEVDALNEKFAGDPQAKNMAMMELWKKNGVNPFGGCLPQLVQMPIWFAMYTTLQTAVEMYHTRFLWFTDLSAPDKFFVLPIVLGAFMIVQQKIVPQQGMDPMQQKMMTYLLPGVFTVMMLFLPAALGVYMLTNSVLGIGQQLLIEQIAPRSTPKGKNDIEVREASNEAGSNLRKGKARV
- a CDS encoding KH domain-containing protein; the protein is MSDVSNVSSPGEANVNGVENGVDDPQASRALNFVRTLMEKMLMNAEVNLAPDDGEGSADEIRLEIEGPDAGRVIGKRGAVLEAIQYLTTRVVHRPGEPRKHVAVDAEGYRARHEDQLAQMARRLGERVAAEGKIITFDPMSARDRRIVHMALKDVSGVRTESNGEGPDRRVQIIPASLPSTNIAAAVPRARPSRPR